Within the Salvia hispanica cultivar TCC Black 2014 chromosome 4, UniMelb_Shisp_WGS_1.0, whole genome shotgun sequence genome, the region ttaagtttttttttatatcaggTGATATTTTCGGAGCCTGTTATCATCTCTGCTTGTGAGTTCCTTGAGCAGAATGCTTCGTCAATTTGCCCTGCAGTGAAGCTTATGGGGTATTATGGATGtcatttatttgtaaattaatatCGACTGGATGCTATTTAAGTTGATAATACAGCATCTCAACCACTTCTGGAAATAAACACACGCAAgagaatatttttgaaaatatctaattattaattcaatttttcatgcaatatttttttgttttataaatttttaacattCCGTTTAGGATGCTAAACATtatatcacattttttatagGGCTACTTCACCCCCATCATTTGCTCTGGAGGTTTTTGTTCAATGTGAAGGAGAGGCAAGATTTAGGCGGTTATGCCTTCCTTGTTTGTATTCACACTCTTCATCAACTGTTCTCGAGGTTGAGGTATATACTATCAATTCATGATGTTTACTTTAATTCAAGATGAGCTATTTCTACATAATAGCTATTGTTACCTCTTGTGAGTGAATTTGTTAATCTTCTTTTGTGTCTGACTTTTTCTTTATGTTATGAAGAAGATTTTGGTGGGTCCTCATCATGCCTGATCTTGAATGTTTTTACCCAAAATTCTTTCCACCCCACTTTCGTATCTCACTGCTCGTGCATGTGGCAACCTGTTACCTATATATGCTTAAGCTTACATAGTGGGCCCATCAACAGTTTCTTAGGAACCCCTTTTCATGTAGGATCTAGTCAATGCATTCGATTCTCACTGTATTTGATTAATGTCATACAGTGAAATTACTGTCTCACTAATCTAAGTTGATCAATAGTTGAAGTTGATTGCTTTGCAAAATTCTTTCTGCCCCACTTTCATATCTCACTAGGCATGTATGTGGCAATCTGTTATTTATATATGCTTAAGTTTCTATAGTGGGGCCACCAACAACTTTTTAGGAACCACTTTTCATGTAAGAAATTCTAGTCAATGCATTTGATTCTTACTGTATTTGATTAATGTTTAATGTTTAATGCGTACAATGGTATCATTGGCTCACTAATTTACATTGGATTTTATGTTATACTAGTTGATTATGTTTTGCAAAATTGACTAGGTTAGTAAGCTCGTGATATGTGCTGAATATGtaaaaagtttctatttttttctgaCTGGATTTTCATAGCACTTCATCTTTTGTGTATCTCCACCCAGAAAACTTACCACTGCATCATCTTTTTGTAGGCCGTGGTTACTAATCATTTGGTTGTTAGAGGCAGCTATCGCAGCCTAAGCATGGTGATATATGGGAATACAGCAGAAGATCTAGGCCAGTTCAACATAGGAGTGGATTTAGATAGCTCCTTGACGGATACTATTAGTACTGTTGAGGGAAACGTAGAAGATTTACCACCTGCCTTCCATTCCACTATGCTGACAATGGAGGAACTTGTATCTCCCTTGAAAATTTTATCTCAGGCAGCTGTAAAATCAGATATTCCGCTTGAATTAAGGAAGTTTCTGTTACTAGTATTCAGAATTTTAGATTCTCAGAATGTTGGGTTAGCAGCAGCTGATAATGTTATTAGTTCCTTACTTTCAGTGGCTTCAACCTATAGAATAACTGGCTCCTctcataataatattgatcAAAATCAATTGGGCTTTGATGGAGTTAAAAGTGGTGGAGATACTAATCAAACTCTTAGTGACGCAGAAAAGGAACTTTTGGACCTTTATAAAATGATTGAGAATGAATCAAGAGATCCGTCTGCGGAAGCTTCTGGAGAATTCTTGTTTCTTGAATCTGAGGAAGGCTCTACTTCCAAAGAGTTGATGGATACTCTCCAGTGCCGTTTTGACTTCTGTAGCAGCACTCATAATGTGGGATATAAATATCTTTCACAGGTAGGTGTAATCTGCATCCTCAGAAAAAACATGACATCTGTCACACATCCTTGAAATTTCTGTAGGATCACATCACAAATTTTCCTCTCTTTCTGTTTCATGCATCCTCTGTACCATGTAATGTGCCTTCAGAAGCTGATTTTACTTCTTCGTTTTGTCTCCAGAATAAGAATGCAATCCTATGGTCCACAGTGGCTCTTTTATTGTGTTCTACTAGAGAGAACTGCTTTCATTTCGTTAATTCTGGTGGCATGAAGCAGCTGGTATATATCTTAACACATCGAATCCACAATTCTACCAGTCTTACATTACTGCTGCTAGGAGTTATTGAGCAGGCTACTATGCATTCTGTGGGTTGTGAAGCTTTCCTAGGATGGTGGCCTCGGGAGGATGAAAATATACCAGCTGGCACTAGTGATGGCTACAACCAAATACTGAACTTGTTGCTGAATAACCAGAGGCATGATGTTGCATCCCTTGCAACTTCTGTACTTCAGCGCATCCGGTTTTATGAAGTTGCTTGCAGATATGAGGTACATTCCACACATGGGAACTGTATATGTGATAGCTATGTCTTGAAGTACATATGTACGATCTTGtgtttgaatgaagtaaaCTGACACATGCAAATACAGGCAGATAAATATGAACTCACAGATGATAAAACATTATATGAGAACCATTTTCACCTTATATTGTGACTACAgatgatttcattttgttagaGTTCGTAATTATACGATCGCTTGTCTGCAGTGTGCAGTATTATCAGTACTTAGGGGCATACCAACTGATGGCCGTGTTACTAACTATACCTCGGACTTGCTTGTCATTGCTAAAGTGCAACTCAAGAAACTCTTGGTtagttttatttgtattattcaTTGTATTGCCTGCTTATTTTGCTATGTTATTCAGTGCTCTTGTTCTTAGAACTAGTTGTCTAGCTCATAAACATACTTTTCCCTAAGTGAAATTTGTCAACTAACATTGTTGCAGAATTTAATGAAGTTGAGTGGTCCTGTTGAGGATCCTTCTCCAATGGCTGCTGCAAGCAGATCTCTTATCCTTGGTGATGCTGGGTCATTAGCATATAAAGCAACAAGTAGCTTGATCAATCAATCTAGTTGTCGCTTTTTGAATTGTGACATTGACTCACATTTACTTTCCATCTTAAAAGTATGCTCTTTTCCCATGATTCTCTCTATTTGCATTCCCTGTGTTTCAATCTTGAAATGATGCATAGTTTGCTTTCCATAATATGCATTGTTGacattatgattttattcttTGCTCTTTGTTTTTGCATTGGGCTCTTTTCGGCCTGTTATATGCTTTCCTTGTGTGACACTTCTAGTCGTTGAGTTATTTCCTGTAGTTTGTCTCAATAACCCTGATTAGGACTCCTCATCCCTGTGTACTTAATATTTCTTTCACAATTTACCAAACCCTTGCATGCAGAGTTTTTTCTGAATGGCTAACCACGAGAATTGAACACACGATCTTTTGTTATGGCCTGGCTTTGATATGGCGTTGATTACTTCATCTAAAAGCTTAAGCTGACAGAGTGTAgtatcattttcatatttaatcgGATATCTTTGGTATGCTGTTGAATGATTACTCGAACCATTACTGTGTACTTTATActtttgcaaatttatgtGATGTTTTCCTCTTTCCCCTAGTGCTACTTAATTAATTCCGTTATTCTTGACAGGAAAGAGGATTCCTTCCTCTGGCAGCTGCATTGTTATCATCTTCTCTCTTGCGATCTGAAACAGGGGATGCAATGCACTTGTTCTTGGACATTGTCTTGAATGTTGAAGCTATAATTCTTTCTCTCCTGTTTTGTCGCTCAGGTTAGATTTCCTGCTACCTCCACACCTAATCAAGCTTTAAGATATTGTTGTATTAATGttatcaaatttttctttcaGGATTAGATTTTCTTCTACGGGACCAGGAAGTCTCCTTAATTGTCATCCGTGCTTTGCGGGGTATCCATGGCATTCAGAATGGGGACTTTATTTCACTTCGCTATGCGTCTGTGTTATTGTCTAGAGGCTTCTTTGTTCGTCCCAGGGATGTTGGCATGATTGTTGAGATGCACATGAGGGCAGTAAGtactttttatctctttatgttttttatgtcatttcAGATATTTGCTTACTCGATACGGCCCGGTTCAAGTTCTTGAGGTTGATTGTTTTCTTATAACTctgattaataatatttatttgctTTGAACTTCTTGTTAAGAACTTCTTGCATTTTCTGGTTAATATTTTCCAGGTTGTTGCTGTGGATAGGTTATGCAAGTTGACTCCAAATACTGAAGAATTTTTATGGGTGCTTTGGGATATTTGTCGTCTCTCCAGGTAGAGTATGCTTGTAGGTTCTCTAAGGTGAACACTTATTCATGTTTCTAACTGGCTTAAGGATTTGGGGTCGTCTATTTCAGGTCAGAGTGTGGACGCCAGGCTCTGTTGGTCTTGGTAAATTTCCCAGAGGTAGCAAATTTATACTCTTCTACTACATTTATGAGTGGCCAAGTATTCCCATTTTATTCTGTATGGTCCTTGAAATATATGAACATCATCCATATTATGCCTTGTAATTTTGGTTAGTTGCATTTGTTCTGAAATCATCACAATTGATCAAATTTGTTCTGGAGGGCGGTGAGGTGCATATATTTCTCTTCCCTTCAAGTTTTGATGTCTGGAGCATGGCTCTATTTGTCGCTTCCACTTAATGTGGATCTTTGCTCTTTTGCACTGTAGGCGTTCAAAGTTCTGATTCCTGCTTTGCATTCTGGAAAGGAGCTTGAACCTGTTTCACCGAATACAGGTAAGCCAGTTATTTGAATGGGGTTTCACAGTTTTCTAATATACTTATAAGTGGCAATCTTTAACTTGCAGGAGTTTCACCTTTGAATCTTGCCATATTTTACTCAACCGCTGAGATTCTGGAAGTCGTTGTTACTGATTCTACTGCCACTTCTTTGACATCTTGGATAGACCATGCAAAGGAAATGCATGCTGCATTACACTCTTCCAACCCAGGTTCCAACAAGAAAGATGCTCCTGCACGACTATTGGAATGGATAGATGCCGGTGTAGTTTACCATAAAAAAGGAGCAATTGGACTCCTACGTTATGCTGCTGTTTTGGCTTCTGGAGGAGACGTTCACATGGCTTCAGACAGTGTTTTAGCATCTGACATGATGGATGTTGATAATGTAGTTGGAGATTCTTCCACTAGTTCTGATGGCAACATTGTTGATAATCTTTTAGGAAAACGGATTACAGAGAAGGATTTTCCAGGTGTTATTCTCCGCGATACCTCTATTGCTCAGCTCACTACAGCAATTCGTATTTTGGCGTTTATTTCAGAAAATTCGGTATGATGCTCTTGTTAGTTTCATTCCTGGCACTTTCTAGTAACAGACTTGTACTAACCAAGTCCTCTATGTTTAATATAAGGTTGCTGCTACTGCTCTCTACAATGAAGGTGCTGTGATGGTTATCCATGCTATTATGATCAATTGCAAACTCATGCTTGAGAGGTCATCTAATATTTATGGTCAGTATTCATTCCTGTGTTGAAGGTCCTTGAGCACATTGACAACATTGCTATATTCTAACAAGAATAAATGTTTGTTAGTGAACTTGGCATAATTTGGATATCTGCCGACTGCTGAGTGATTTGTTGTCGTATGTTAATTTTTCTCACAAAACTGCTACCTGAATGTATTCATCGATTAGGAGCTTTTTATTCTCaatgatttgttttgtttacaGCTGCATTGCATACTATATTTATGGGTAAATTTCATGCTTACCCTGTCCTTTTATAATAGTATAGTATATAGCTGACTCCTGTTAGACATGGATTGGACTCACCTTTTATTTCGGGAATGTAAACTGTACATGCTAACCACTTTTGGAGTTTAATTTGTCTCCTTTTCTTCGGTCCTACTGATATGGATGGTTCAAGTTACAGAAGAGGTGATATTCATCTCACTTGATAGTGAAGCAACCATAACCATTATCAGAACAAGATGATGTTCTAAAGAGCCCATAACCAtagttttttgctttttttctttctttctggAGGCATTACTGCTAATTTATTATGTATGTTGGACATTGtcaaatccaaataaaaatagaataatacaCCTATTAAGTTGTGTACTATAGAAGTACTTAGATACACTTACCCGCCTACATGGCTAGACATTCCCATCCAAAAGTTAAAAGTATCTAAAACAGCTATACTAAGTCAATGATCATAGGTGTCTCACTAAGCTATAAAGCCTGTTGGGTAGGGAGTAAATGAGTGAATAGAAAATCATAACCTGTTATGGTTGCTGAATCTTAGTTTCTTACTACATTTTATCCCTTAGCCTTCTACAGAGTAAATGAGTGAATAGAAAATCATAACCTGTTATGGTTGCTGAATCTTAGTTTTCTTACTACATTTTATACCTTTTGAGTGCTTAGGATTCAGGAACTTAATGCATGACTAACTGTCTTGAGCAGATTATCTTGTTGATGAGGGTGCAGAGGGAAATTCAACTTCTGATTTACTTATAGAACGCAATCGTGAGAAAAGCATGTTTGATCTGCTTATTCCTTCGCTGGTCCTGCTGATCAATCTGTTGCAGGAGTTACAGGTTCGTGGTGAcaattctttcttattttacagTTTACACTAGCTCCCAGTGCAAATCCAGACTTTGATGTCatttaaatgttattttgCTCTggaattatttagtttatattGGTCCAGTCCTAGTTGTGACACAATCAAAAGATTGCTCATATTAACTTTAATGATTTTGGATATGTGTCGTTTTTCTCATGGAGTTTCCAGATTAAGGTTGTACAGGGAATTTTAGATAAAATCTGAGTAGGAAGTTCTACTACCTTTTATGCCCACATGAAAGGGAATGCGGAGTACACTTGTAGATCCACTAGCACATTActactttctattttttgataaTGGTGAATGGTTCCATGAAAGGGAATGCGGAGTACACTTGTAGATCCACTAGCACATTActactttctattttttgataaTGGTGAATGGTTCCAACTTCAGTCAGTGTATGAGTTTTTCTTGCTATATTCAGGAATCGAAGGAGCAACACCGGAACACCAAACTAATGAATGTACTCTTACAGTTGCATCGAGAAGTGAGGTATTGcaaaaattatcttttaataTTCTCTACAGATTTATGTGCCACTATAGTTGATACTGCTTCTTTGTAGCCCCAAGTTAGCTGCTTGTGGAGCAGAGTTGTACAGTTCTTGCCCAGAAGTCGTGCTTGGTTTTGGTGCTGTTTGCCATCTTATAGCATCAGCACTAGCCTGTTGGCCAGTGTACAGTTGGACTCCTGGCCTTTTTCGCTTTGTCCTTGATAGTCTTCATGCAACTTCACTATTGGCACTGGGTCCTAAGGAAACTTGCAGCTTGCTTTGTCTACTAGTAAGCGAATCTTAAGATTACATTGATTATATTTCAAGCGTTTGGTGAATCTTGTAATCCATTTTGCATAATAATAGAATGTCAGTATGACTAATTCTTCCAATTTTATGTCTTTCAAGAATGATTTGTTACCAGATGAAAGTTACTGGCTGTGGAAGAATGGAATGCCAATTCTGAGCCCTCTAAGAGCAATGGCTGTTGGGACATTACTTGGTCCACCAAAGGAGAAACAAGTGAATTGGTATCTAAGGCCTGGCAACTCTGAAAAGCTAATAGCTCAATTGTCTCCCCAACTTCTGAAACTTGGCGATATTATATTGCATTGTGCTGCTAGTGTAAGTGTCCATGTATATGTTTTGTCAAGCTAAAATTGTGTGGCATGGTGGGTTAGTCCCCAAGTTCAACTTGCTCTTTATGCTTTATCTGTTTATCTTACTACAGTTCTGTAACATGCCAGATATCAGTCATTGTGCAAGAAGTTCTACGTGTCTTTGTTATTCGGATTGCATGTCTCAATATTGATTATGCTTCACAATTGGTGAAACCAATAGTTTCATGGATCTCCCATCGCCTCTTAGAGCAGTCTGTGTTGTCTGATGTGGACGCTTACAAGGTTATCAGCAAGACTAGCTTTAATGTTATACCTTTTTGTTGCTGTACTCCTAAGTTgttctcacttcattaatatatttttgttttccctCTTAAATTGCAGGTTAACCGCCTACTTAAATTTCTTGCTATCTTATTGGAGCATCCAAATGCTAAGGtacttttcatatttcaaaactAACTTGTTCCTTTTTCCATCAAATAGGTAGTTTGTCTAATTCTGTTATTCCATGACAGCCACTATTGCTGAAAGAAGGTGGATTTCAGATGCTAACAGAAGTGCTAGAGAGGTGTATAGGAGGTGCCAATTTTGATGTAAAGCAGTTCCCCGGGAACATAAATCTggcaaaatatgaatttccAGTTCTTAGTTGGTGTATACCAGTGTTTCAGTGTTTATCGTTGATTAGCGATGGGCGTACATCCCTGCAGTATCCTGGAGTACATGAAAGGTCAGGATTTTCCATTTGTGTATGTAGATGGGACCTTCTTTTCATAACACTTACCTGGATAGACATTGACATGTCATAAATATTCGCTGGTTGTTCCAGGAGTAACCCTTATTGTTTTACTGTTGAAGAATGTTCCACATTTTGGATATATATCCTAAGGTTCTGCATGGTATGTTCCTTTTTAATACTGTTATCTGCATACAAatctataactaaaatatcaTGCGATTATCTCCTTGTCAGTTTTATACTATATCATCCCTGCCTCTATATAAACACAATAAGTTCATATCGTAGGTCTTGCCCGTTGCAACAGAATTGGTTACTTGTCTGTCTGCCTTCAAAGAGATGGCTTCCTCTGCTGAAGGCCGGAATGCTTTACTTTCTATTGTGAAGCACGCTATGCCCTCTGTTGTAGAGGATTCTGAGAATCAAATCAAACATGAGAGCAATACAAGCTGTGGCATAATTTATGCAACTGAATTGAAGGAGAATCCTCCATTATTGTGCTGCTGGACCACTTTGTTAAAGTCTATTGATTCTAAGGATGTTCCTGCAGCACAGGTTACTTCAGCAATTTACACATTAGCCTCAGGTGCTTTAGGCTTTTGCATTGATGGGGAAAGGTAAGCAAATTGTTCTtcgtactttttttttctcttgatacttaaaattatttatatttaagccaacttgaatttcaatttgttATGCTAGAACATATTCTGAAAATATGAATTGGCTGTCTGATTATCAAAGTCATTTGTGGGgtgtttaattaaatgcaagGTGTCATAATGTTCTGCATTGCTGgggaaatgatttttttagagAGTGTATCTATGGGCACAATGAACTTTTTTAGCCCttaatttgttcatttttggTGTTCCAAATGATATTTAGAGTCGTTTGAGGGTGTTATCTGTTGGCAAATCCTGTAGAGAAAGGAGTGAGTGAAACTTTTTTAGAGGAAGGAGTGAATGAACTTTGCGTATTGATGGGCATGACTGTGATCTCCCATTTAGTGAGgaaaatatgtgtttgttgaCTTCGTATTCATGGTCAATGGACTCTACTCCTACAGCTAGACAGTTAACTATTCTTGTAAAGCGTAGCCATAGAGTTGATTAATGGAAAGTAGACTATTTTACTAACAGTGTGACACATGGATGTAAAAGCTTGCATTTTAAAAGGTTTTCTGTCTTCATAGTTGTGGACTACTTCTCTGTGCTCTTACTATTCCAGATTTCCTTATCAGTAGCAGGCACCATGTGAAATCTTGAAGTATCTTGATTGTGGGACTTTTAGGTGGTGACAGTTCACATAACAGTAACAAAATCACAGAAAATTTGATCTTTACTGCAATGATTCTTTTATGAACACATTCTAGTTTTATGAGAGTTGAAATGCTTATGTCAAATATTTCACATGTTTTCTTTGTAATCAGCCTGAATAGAGAAAGGGTTTCTGCAATCAAGTTCCTGTTCGGAGTGAGAGAGGACTCTTTGGAAGATTTTTATGAAGTGAAGCAAATTGAGGAGCTTATCAGTTTGTTGGAAGCAGAGGCGAGCTATAAATCAGCATCTGAGAATCATCCTATGCCTCATCAGGTTTTTATCACTCTCCTTCTAATTCTTCTTGTTGATGAGGGGTTCTTTCTTATTCtgtttttcattctttttcatGGTTGTTTAGATCAAGGAGATTGCAAGCTTATTAATgcttttaatgcaaaaaacaTCTGGCACGGAGGAAGCTGATGCTGAAATTGCCCGCCGTTGCACTTCATTGCTTACTCCTCCAGTTCCTTCAAGGGTGCATAGATTTGCGGATAGAAGTATGGAGCTGATTGAAGATTACGGCTTGGATGAATTCGGAACAATGTTCTCTTGGGAGTGTCCGGAGAATATGCGTAATAGAATGACACAGACAGGTCTTTCTACAAAAAGAAAGATCTCCTCTCTCGAGGGGCCAAATAGGCATGGCAGAGGGGAGAACTCAGTTGTAGAGGCTGCTTCACAGAGTACATTCTCTAGGGGGATGGTACCCGTCACTACCCCACCTGCCCCTACACGCCGTGATACCTTCAGACAGCGTAAGCCAAACACTAGCAGGCCTCCTTCTATGCATGTGGATGACTATGTTGCGAGAGAACGAAATGCTGATGGTACTAACAGTTCTAATGTAATTGCTGTCCCACGGATAGGATCTGCTAGCGGGAGACCACCGTCAGTTCATGTGGACGTCTTTATGGCCAGGCAAAGGGAGCGCCAAAATGTCGCGGGGGTAGCAGTTAATGAAGTTGCAACCCTTGCGAAAATGACAGCCCCAGATGACAACTTAGATGGAGACAAGTCCAGCAAACCTCAGCAGTTGAAATCGGATCTCGAAGATGATCTTCAGGGAATTGATATTGTTTTTGATGCTGAAGAAGCTGAGCCGGATGATAAATTGCCCTTTCCACAACCGGATGATAATCTGCCACAACCTGCATCTGTTATTGAACCACATTCTCCTCCTCATTCAATAGTAGAGGAGACCGAGAGTGATGTGAATGAGAGCAACCAGTTCTCTCACTTGGCTACTCCATCTGTATCAAACATGGATGAAAACACACTGAGTGAGTATTCATCAAGGATGTCTGCATCTCGCCCAGAGATGCCCTTGACTCGAGAACCAAGCATTTCCTCTGATAAGAAGTTCCCTGAGCCAGATGTCTCAAAGGGTTTACCAATCAGAACTCCTCTTCATGCAACTGAACCCCCTGCAGTAGCAAGTACTTCAGGAGGTGCTGCTTCTAGCTACATGAAGGTTCCCTCATCTGCGGCACGATTTCCTCCTGATTCCAGGATGCAACCTCATTTATATTCTAAACCACCTCTACAACAAAGTGGTCCTGGGTTGCAAGCTTTCTATGACCAGAAATTTCCTATGAATCAGCCTCCTCTCCCTTTGATGCCACCTCCATCAACATTCTCATCCGTGCCGTCTCAAAATATGCTACCTGGTGTGGGTCAGTCTTCATCTTTTGTAAAGTCTGCACAAGATGTTCAGACTCAGGGTCCTCAAGGCTACAATGTATGTGAAGATCTACTTGCTGTTTAAACTGGTTTCTGCATTTTTCTTACTTGCGTGTAGTTTCTCACTCTTCCTCCGATTTGCAGGTTCAGTCAGATTATATGTCTGAGGCTGGAAACTCCACATCTGCCTCAaagcaaaattcaaaattcggAAGGACATCTCACTCCTCTCCTGCGGGATCTACAAGACCTCCTCCACCACTTCCTCCTACACCACCTCCTTATTCTGGCAATCCTTCAATGACAAATTCTACTTCTCAATCACCACATTATTTTCAGCCCGACATGCAGCAAAATTCTGGCGCACCTCTGATTAACCTCCCAGCATCACACTCAATGCTAAACTCTTACCCCGCGCCATCGATGCAGCCATTACTTTTCAGGCCTGGTTCCATGCCTGTAAATCTCTATGTAAACAATTTAGTCCAACAACATGGAGACAACATGGCGAATGTATCACATAATCTAACCATCTCTATGCCTTCAGCCCAACCCATACCTACACCTACACAGTTGCAGCCATTACAGCCACCACAAATCCCCCGTCCTCCACCTCCGCATCTTAGACCGTCTGTTGCATCTTCCCCACAGTCTGAGCTGGCAGTACCAATGTTGCATGGTTCCTTACAGATTCCTGCTCATCCATCCCAGATgctgcagcagcagcaactATCCCCTGGTCAAGTGTATTATCAGGCGCAACAACAGGAGACTACATCACAGGCGGCGCCGCCGCAGCAAAGAGTTTTGCAGCAACCAGGAGAAACATCTCAGCAACTAGATTCTGGGATGTCTCTACAAGAGTTCTTTAAATCCCCTGAAGCCATTCAGGTACTAAAAGCTcgagactaatataattacagACTTCAGTTGATTATAGGGTTATGAATTGATCGTTTGACTCAACTTGATTGCAGTCTCTTCTGAGTGACCGGGATAAGCTTTGTCAGCTCCTGGAGCAGCATCCTAAGTTAATGCAGATGCTTCAGGTTTGACGTTATATAAAATTGCTGCTCCCACTTAtgttattgacatttcataCCTGAAACTGTTTTCTTGCTTGTTGCATATGTTCATTGTCTTGGCATGTTGTTGGTCATCTAAAATATCTTTAGGTTCAGAAGGCCATAGAGCTTCAGTAAACAAGTTGTTTACTATTTTGCACATTGACATCTAGTCTCTAGATAATATTACTGCAATTCCTGGAGTGACCTTTTGTTGTTTCATTGGTGCTTATGTCTCACAACCTGCCTTGCTATTCTGTATCGTCAgtcgtattttattttagacagtttcaaatttaatagtactatttctgATCATGTTTTGCCATGGTTTACCAGGAGCGATTGGG harbors:
- the LOC125218738 gene encoding protein virilizer homolog isoform X3 encodes the protein MVIYGNTAEDLGQFNIGVDLDSSLTDTISTVEGNVEDLPPAFHSTMLTMEELVSPLKILSQAAVKSDIPLELRKFLLLVFRILDSQNVGLAAADNVISSLLSVASTYRITGSSHNNIDQNQLGFDGVKSGGDTNQTLSDAEKELLDLYKMIENESRDPSAEASGEFLFLESEEGSTSKELMDTLQCRFDFCSSTHNVGYKYLSQNKNAILWSTVALLLCSTRENCFHFVNSGGMKQLVYILTHRIHNSTSLTLLLLGVIEQATMHSVGCEAFLGWWPREDENIPAGTSDGYNQILNLLLNNQRHDVASLATSVLQRIRFYEVACRYECAVLSVLRGIPTDGRVTNYTSDLLVIAKVQLKKLLNLMKLSGPVEDPSPMAAASRSLILGDAGSLAYKATSSLINQSSCRFLNCDIDSHLLSILKERGFLPLAAALLSSSLLRSETGDAMHLFLDIVLNVEAIILSLLFCRSGLDFLLRDQEVSLIVIRALRGIHGIQNGDFISLRYASVLLSRGFFVRPRDVGMIVEMHMRAVVAVDRLCKLTPNTEEFLWVLWDICRLSRSECGRQALLVLVNFPEAFKVLIPALHSGKELEPVSPNTGVSPLNLAIFYSTAEILEVVVTDSTATSLTSWIDHAKEMHAALHSSNPGSNKKDAPARLLEWIDAGVVYHKKGAIGLLRYAAVLASGGDVHMASDSVLASDMMDVDNVVGDSSTSSDGNIVDNLLGKRITEKDFPGVILRDTSIAQLTTAIRILAFISENSVAATALYNEGAVMVIHAIMINCKLMLERSSNIYDYLVDEGAEGNSTSDLLIERNREKSMFDLLIPSLVLLINLLQELQESKEQHRNTKLMNVLLQLHREVSPKLAACGAELYSSCPEVVLGFGAVCHLIASALACWPVYSWTPGLFRFVLDSLHATSLLALGPKETCSLLCLLNDLLPDESYWLWKNGMPILSPLRAMAVGTLLGPPKEKQVNWYLRPGNSEKLIAQLSPQLLKLGDIILHCAASISVIVQEVLRVFVIRIACLNIDYASQLVKPIVSWISHRLLEQSVLSDVDAYKVNRLLKFLAILLEHPNAKPLLLKEGGFQMLTEVLERCIGGANFDVKQFPGNINLAKYEFPVLSWCIPVFQCLSLISDGRTSLQYPGVHERSNPYCFTVEECSTFWIYILRFCMVLPVATELVTCLSAFKEMASSAEGRNALLSIVKHAMPSVVEDSENQIKHESNTSCGIIYATELKENPPLLCCWTTLLKSIDSKDVPAAQVTSAIYTLASGALGFCIDGESLNRERVSAIKFLFGVREDSLEDFYEVKQIEELISLLEAEASYKSASENHPMPHQIKEIASLLMLLMQKTSGTEEADAEIARRCTSLLTPPVPSRVHRFADRSMELIEDYGLDEFGTMFSWECPENMRNRMTQTGLSTKRKISSLEGPNRHGRGENSVVEAASQSTFSRGMVPVTTPPAPTRRDTFRQRKPNTSRPPSMHVDDYVARERNADGTNSSNVIAVPRIGSASGRPPSVHVDVFMARQRERQNVAGVAVNEVATLAKMTAPDDNLDGDKSSKPQQLKSDLEDDLQGIDIVFDAEEAEPDDKLPFPQPDDNLPQPASVIEPHSPPHSIVEETESDVNESNQFSHLATPSVSNMDENTLSEYSSRMSASRPEMPLTREPSISSDKKFPEPDVSKGLPIRTPLHATEPPAVASTSGGAASSYMKVPSSAARFPPDSRMQPHLYSKPPLQQSGPGLQAFYDQKFPMNQPPLPLMPPPSTFSSVPSQNMLPGVGQSSSFVKSAQDVQTQGPQGYNVQSDYMSEAGNSTSASKQNSKFGRTSHSSPAGSTRPPPPLPPTPPPYSGNPSMTNSTSQSPHYFQPDMQQNSGAPLINLPASHSMLNSYPAPSMQPLLFRPGSMPVNLYVNNLVQQHGDNMANVSHNLTISMPSAQPIPTPTQLQPLQPPQIPRPPPPHLRPSVASSPQSELAVPMLHGSLQIPAHPSQMLQQQQLSPGQVYYQAQQQETTSQAAPPQQRVLQQPGETSQQLDSGMSLQEFFKSPEAIQSLLSDRDKLCQLLEQHPKLMQMLQERLGPL